Proteins found in one Takifugu rubripes chromosome 15, fTakRub1.2, whole genome shotgun sequence genomic segment:
- the LOC101080096 gene encoding LOW QUALITY PROTEIN: olfactory receptor 5K1 (The sequence of the model RefSeq protein was modified relative to this genomic sequence to represent the inferred CDS: deleted 1 base in 1 codon), which translates to MENLTVKDSLLIIEGLNIPSSVPAFVILFFVYVFIMVSHSSLLVLIFRSRSLHQPMYLLLCNMVFNDAFGATIIIPQLLRNLLLAPSARYIYYMECAIQAFFVHLYGSASHSILMIMAFDRYVAICNPLRYTSIMTNMMVVKLSVVAWGSVFILVLILVGLSVRLSRCRSVVLNPFCDNASLFKLSCENILLNNIYGLAYTVVLLGSSIGSVTLTYMKIAAVCFRGKNKVQNSRALQTCSTHLAVYTILLVSAFIMVILHRFPELSDHRKLAAVMGHVVLPVLNAGVYGLQIKEVRQGFMTVLNRK; encoded by the exons ATGGAAAACCTTACAGTCAAGGACAGCTTGTTAATTATAGAGGGATTAAACATTCCCTCCTCTGTTCCTGCATTTGTGATCCTCTTCTTTGTGTATGTCTTCATCATGGTATCTCACAGCAGCCTGCTGGTGCTGATCTTCAGGAGCAGGAGCCTCCACCAGCCCATgtacctgctgctctgcaacatGGTTTTTAATGATGCTTTTGGGGCCACCATAATAATTCCTCAGTTACTCAGAAATCTCTTATTAGCACCTTCTGCACGTTACATTTATTACATGGAATGTGCCattcaggct ttttttgttcatcTATATGGAAGTGCCTCACACTCTATTCTCATGATCATGGCCTTCGACCGCTATGTGGCCATCTGCAACCCCCTGCGTTACACATCTATCATGACCAACATGATGGTGGTGAAGCTGTCAGTGGTGGCCTGGGGTTCAGTCTTCATCCTGGTGCTGATCCTGGTGGGCCTCAGTGTCCGTCTTTCCCGATGCAGGTCTGTTGTATTGAACCCATTCTGTGACAACGCATCTTTGTTCAAGCTGTCCTGTGAAAACATCCTGCTTAACAACATCTACGGTCTAGCCTACACGGTGGTTTTGCTTGGCTCCTCCATCGGCAGCGTGACGCTCACCTACATGAAGATTGCTGCTGTTTGCTTCCGTGGAAAAAACAAGGTGCAGAACAGCCGGGCgctgcagacctgcagcactCACCTGGCTGTCTACACCATCCTCCTGGTGTCAGCCTTCATTATGGTGATCCTGCACCGTTTCCCAGAGCTGTCAGACCACAGGAAGTTGGCGGCAGTCATGGGACATGTAGTTTTGCCTGTGCTGAATGCTGGTGTTTACGGGCTGCAGATTAAAGAAGTTAGACAAGGGTTCATGACTGTGCTGAATAGAAAATGA
- the LOC115252639 gene encoding olfactory receptor 52J3-like codes for MNNWTLNSDVLLLEGLKVTRRSSFPAFLLLLLIYIFIMVSNMSLMFLILMERTLREPMYLLFCNMSVNDVFGATTIIPRLLRDIFLPSSERFILYNHCALQAFCNNYHASVSHTVLMIMAFDRYMAICNPLHYSSIMTNRMMVNLSAWAWGSVFIMVAILIGLSVRLSRCRWIVENPFCDNATLFKLSCESILINNIYGLAYTVVLLGSSIGSVTLTYLKVATVCLQSKNNVLNSRALQTCSTHLAVYLLLLLSGSINIILHRFPQLSDYRKLVHILLHVVPPALNPVIYGLQIKVVREKLIILFTRNSKTATLIQH; via the coding sequence ATGAATAACTGGACTTTAAATTCAGATGTGTTGCTGCTAGAGGGCCTCAAGGTCACCCGCCGGTCCTCCTTTCCtgcatttctcctcctcctcctcatttacATCTTCATCATGGTGTCCAACATGAGCCTCATGTTTCTGATATTGATGGAGAGGACCCTCCGTGAGCCCATGTACCTTCTCTTCTGCAATATGAGCGTTAACGATGTTTTTGGGGCAACCACCATCATCCCTCGCCTGCTTAGAGACATTTTTCTTCCCAGTTCGGAGCGGTTCATCCTTTACAACCACTGCGCCCTTCAGGCTTTTTGCAACAACTATCACGCAAGTGTCTCACACACTGTCCTCATGATCATGGCCTTCGACCGATACATGGCCATCTGTAACCCACTACATTACAGCTCCATTATGACCAATCGGATGATGGTGAATCTGTCAGCGTGGGCCTGGGGATCAGTCTTCATCATGGTGGCGATCCTGATAGGACTCAGTGTCCGTCTATCTCGCTGCAGGTGGATTGTGGAAAACCCCTTCTGTGACAATGCCACTCTGTTCAAGCTGTCCTGCGAAAGTATCCTCATCAACAACATCTATGGCCTGGCCTACACGGTGGTCCTGCTGGGCTCCTCCATCGGCAGCGTGACGCTCACTTACTTAAAAGTTGCAACAGTTTGTTTACAAAGTAAGAACAATGTGCTGAACAGCCGAGCgctgcagacctgcagcacCCACCTCGCCGTTTACCTTCTCTTGCTTCTCTCCGGCTCCATCAACATCATACTTCACCGCTTCCCTCAGTTATCCGACTATAGGAAGCTGGTACACATCCTGCTACACGTTGTACCCCCTGCACTGAATCCTGTCATCTATGGACTCCAAATCAAAGTAGTACGAGAGAAACTTATCATCCTGTTTACAAGAAACTCAAAGACTGCCACATTAATTCAACATTAA